A single Klebsiella variicola DNA region contains:
- the hisL gene encoding his operon leader peptide, producing the protein MNRVQFKHHHHHHHPD; encoded by the coding sequence ATGAACCGCGTTCAATTTAAACACCACCATCATCACCATCATCCTGACTAG
- the hisG gene encoding ATP phosphoribosyltransferase, translating to MLDNTRLRIAIQKSGRLSEDSRELLSRCGIKVNLHTQRLIALAENMPIDILRVRDDDIPGLVMDGVVDLGIIGENVLEEELLSRRAQGEDPRYFTLRRLDFGGCRLSLATPVDEAWNGPAALDGKRIATSYPHLLKRYLDQKGISFKSCLLNGSVEVAPRAGLADAICDLVSTGATLEANGLREVEVIYRSKACLIQRDGEMADAKQQLIDRLLTRIQGVIQARESKYIMMHAPTERLEEVVALLPGAERPTILPLAGDKQRVAMHMVSSETLFWETMEKLKALGASSILVLPIEKMME from the coding sequence ATGTTAGACAACACCCGTTTACGCATAGCTATTCAGAAATCAGGCCGTTTAAGCGAAGATTCACGCGAATTACTCAGCCGCTGCGGCATTAAAGTCAATTTGCACACCCAGCGTCTGATTGCGCTGGCGGAAAATATGCCAATCGACATTCTGCGCGTGCGTGATGACGATATCCCGGGCCTGGTGATGGACGGTGTTGTCGACCTCGGCATTATCGGCGAAAACGTGCTGGAAGAAGAGCTGCTCAGCCGCCGCGCTCAGGGCGAAGACCCGCGCTACTTCACCCTGCGCCGTCTCGACTTCGGCGGCTGCCGCCTGTCGCTGGCGACCCCGGTGGATGAAGCCTGGAACGGCCCGGCGGCGCTGGACGGCAAACGCATCGCCACCTCTTACCCACACCTGCTGAAGCGCTACCTCGATCAAAAAGGTATCTCCTTTAAATCCTGTCTGCTGAACGGCTCCGTGGAAGTGGCGCCGCGCGCCGGCCTCGCCGACGCCATCTGCGACCTCGTCTCCACTGGCGCCACCCTGGAAGCCAACGGCCTGCGCGAAGTGGAAGTGATCTACCGCTCCAAAGCCTGCCTGATCCAGCGCGACGGCGAGATGGCCGACGCCAAACAGCAGCTGATTGACCGCCTGCTGACCCGTATTCAGGGCGTGATCCAGGCCCGCGAGTCGAAATACATCATGATGCACGCTCCGACCGAACGCCTGGAAGAAGTGGTTGCCCTGCTGCCGGGCGCCGAGCGTCCGACTATTCTGCCGCTGGCAGGCGACAAGCAGCGCGTGGCGATGCACATGGTCAGCAGCGAAACCCTGTTCTGGGAGACCATGGAAAAACTGAAAGCGCTGGGCGCCAGCTCCATTCTGGTGCTGCCGATTGAGAAGATGATGGAGTAA